From the Triticum urartu cultivar G1812 chromosome 4, Tu2.1, whole genome shotgun sequence genome, the window gtatgatggaaactagggcggcaagagtggaaccaAACACCAGGCAAAAGCCCGAGCCtaccaccctttaccaagtatatagatgcattaattgaataagagatattgtgatatcccatcatatccatgtcccaacatggaacaaactgcaactgcacctgcaactagcaatgctataagatgggttgagcaaagcggtaacatagcaaaacaacggtttgctgggatgGTGGAAAGGTTAGAGGcttatcatggcaatttgggaggcttgataaacaagtggtaggtagcgcgacatagcgatagcatcgagacaactagcaagcaaagatagtagtggtaTCTAGGGTAACGATCATCTTGCCTggaatcccgctaggaagaagaccgaatccatgaagtagatgaaccaacgtagtcgaacggatcgtCACAATCGCAATGGAACCAGGAACTATCGACAAGAACAAcaaccgaaaagaagcaaacaacctGGTAAACACACATATCATAACCATGGCATGATGCGCatacaagtatgatgcatgtctggtttaaagaggcatggcatggcaaagtgcaacaaaaatactacaaattaagtggagctcaatatgcaacgagttgcatattggcgaaacaccacattcaattatTATTTTGCCcccggttatgtacccaacaatattaaatgttgttaaacatggcaagaggtgaaccataataaaactaactatttaggcaagtttaaatgaggtcgaAAACAACAAataacaattccggaaaatcctcatgtgcatatctTGAATTTGCTACTATTCTACCCTAAACATAATtctagagttgttaaacatgcaaagtaggTGCACCATGATAATCTATGCAATGTTtttaccccatttacatataaagattatttaattcAGAGCTAcagttaattagttatgaaataaatcatttaagTATGACAATTatgcaaatttaatcaaacatcaactttaaacatttttaacatggatggaagttgcatattatgaaaatagataaaattctaagcatcttacatatatataaagtttttacatgtgatgcatcGGTTGTTGAGTTTTTATATGCATTAAGTTtgagggtttttctgtaaaactgcaacTACCCGGTTAATTAGCAAATTTGCAGTAGCAGAATAAAAACGCTACGGGCTGAATTGACTGGCCCAATGGGATCATTGGCGCTAGAGGCTCACCCAACGGGCCTGGCCCAGTTTTGCGGTGAGGTGAGGCCGGCATGGGGGCTGCTGGGCCTTGGAGCCCACCCGGCGGTCGCTCGCGGGGCGAGGCGCAGTCAACGCGGGCGTCGACCGCGTCGTCCTCCTCTGAAACAGAGGTAGCAATGGGACTTGGAGGCGGCAAGAGTGCAGGCAGGCATGGACTCTAGGGCGCAGGGAGGCGACGTGGGAaccggcggggaggcggcggagaCGAGCGGATCCGGCCGCGTGACGGCGATCTCCGGCAAGGTGGCGTGCGGACAGAGCTGAAGGAGGCAGTGCATGTTCTCTGTTCAAACGTAGATAAGGTTTCAGAGAGAGAAAGAAATCGGGGAGGAAATAGGGAGGCCGCGAGGGGGCTTGCTGACCGGCGGCGCGAACGACGCGGGGACGACCGGATCTGGCCGGATCCTCGACGAAATGAAGTAGGAGTGCCAACGCGGCAAGGTTCGAAGCCATGGCGGCTCCCTGGTACGGAGAAAAGTGAGAGAAGATGAGGGAGGAGGGGGAGCACGAGAAGGAGGGAGGGCAGGGAGGAGGCCGCCGGCATGACCTGCTGCTGGCTCGGTCTCCGGCGGCGGCTGGCCCGACGAGGTGGTGGAGGCACTGGGTGGCTCGACGTACTGCAGCTCACGCACGAGGAAAAGCAGAGGAGGTCTAGCGAGGTGGTTGGTTGGGGATGGAATCTGGTTGGGGGACTCGAGAAAACGAGGAGGAGAAGCTGCGGGCTTGGATCCCAAGGATGGAGGGGACTGGCAGCGATGGGACAAGCTCGCGAGGAACAAGGGGAATgtgggtggcggcggctgcgggatGGAATGGATGGATGGGACAACCTAGGTTTAGGGTTGCCTTGTTTATATAGTAGTAGAATTAAGGGAGGGGTCATCTAgaccctccgatcgtaatcgaaCGGTTCGGAAAAAAATAGACTAGGACATTCTAACAAAGAACCAAAGatattttagggatgtttggggatgatccggacccaataGTCACGACTGCCCGGTTCAGGTTCGGTACAGTTTCGGACGTGCACGCGAGGGGGTAtgtgcactgtgcagagagggtggACATGTAGACGAGAAAGGAAAACGAAGACGACGGGGCCTGACAAAAGGGCACAGAGAAGACAAGAGAGAAGAGAGCGGTCCGGTAGTCCGAGAGAAGGTCATCAGAGACAAGGAAGAAGCGACAACTACGagcggatgcaagttttgaaaaatgACGGCAATGGAGTGCCGATGCAATGTGAATGATGCGATGATGAATGCAGCAAAAAAATAAAACACACAGCGACAACGAAAATAACTGGAAGGcgtctggagcgtcggtctcgggtcGTTACAGGAAGCTAGTTTGGCACGGAACCTGCACCTATTTGAATGCAATTCACATCCTCTAGGCCATCGTTCTCACACTTTTGCTAGCAAGTACCTCGATATTGACAATCTCCTCCCTGTTGAATCAGGTGTCAGCAAGTTCCTCGACGTTGAAATAATGAACACCAGGGGGAAGGAGACGGCCGGATTGCGCTTCCAAGTGGCTCTCCTCAAGGGAATGTTCTTGTGTTGACAGTGACCTTGCCACGTAGACCATAGAACTTCCTTCCAGCTGAGGTAAGACCATGAAGCTCATGGTGCTTGTGCACAGGCTTGCAGGGCTAGTTAGGTCGTTGCAGACGGTATTGTGTGCAATTTCAACAAGGATGACCTCAAAGTACTCGTAGGTAGAGTCCTACATTACAATAAAACCGGGCAAGCAGAGAAATAGTGAATAAAATATAAATTACAAGTCATTTTCACACATTGTAGCAATTAGAAAGTATATACCTCATTGGCCGAGTAGAGTTGAGCATACGAAGACCATCCAGCTTGTGCCCAACTCTTTCTTCAGCAACACACCACTTGTCCCTCTAGAACTTGAGCTGGGTATCACCCTGGTGCTTGGGCTTACCATCAACAATACACTTGGGGACTGGCCTCTTCCTGCCACAGACACGGTAGACCACATATCACTGGACACAAGAACATATAGGTAAGCAATTGTATCATCAAGAAAATAGTAAAGATTAGGATAGCTGCACAAATAGAAGCATGAAGTATTATGAATGATGAGATACATCAGTTATTGAAAAAACAATAGAGGAAACTATAAGGTATGTATCATCGCTATGGACCATAATATTTTACTAAATGGCAGCATCTAGTTATCACAAGTACAAACCAAACCCTGAATGCAATGTATAAACCAAAGTACTGTGTATATGTCCAACAAAAGTACTTCAGTGTGCAAGACTCACATAGAAAAATATCCAGCCGTCCCACATATAAGAACATTTTTCAAACTATGCTAGCTTGAAAAActttcttatattatgggaccggggggggggggggtacatCTAAACACTAAAACCATGAACTGATTGAAGTCCCTATGTATGAGAGTACATACATTTCAGGAACCATGAACTAAACAACATCGTCCAAATTAGTACTAAGAAACAACAATACAATGAACGAAAGCGGTTAAAACTTGTAAAATAGGTAGATGATGCAGGAGATAACCAAACATGTCGCCTCAAACTTTCACTAACACGTTCGTGCATCATGAATTGGAATAAGTTTAGATCTGCTCCAAGACAAACTGTCGTCTATTGCAGAAAAATGACACTTCGTTCAAAGGCATCAGTTTCGTCGATAGTACTGTATTTCAAAGACATCAATTAAGCCTATTAGTATTCTCAGTACAACAGGCCATGGCGCTAAGAGAATCAATAAGAGAATCAAGATAATGAATAAGTTTCTCCTTATTATTAAAAAAGTACCAAGCACCAATGTATATCTATGTGTAATGGAATAAATATATCTTGTAATAGCCTGAGACCGACGCTCCAGAGACCTTCCATTTTTTTCATTGTTGTCGTGTGTTCCATTTGTTTGTTACATTTCATGCTGGCATCATGAGCATTGCATCCACATGTTTTCataaaacttgcatccgttcaTAGTTCCTGCTTCTCCCCATTGCCTTCATTGTCTCTTTCGGGACCAACCATTCTTTTGTTGTCCGACCATTTGAGCATCTCTGCATAGTGCAAAAAACCCACTCGTGACCAAGTCCGAAACTTCTCCGAACTAGTACCGCACGGTCATGACCGATGGGTCCGGATCACCCTAAACATCCCTAAAATATCTTCGGTTTCTTATTTGGACTTCCCAAGCTTATTTTATGTCGACCGTATGATTTCGATCGGATGCTCCAAACTTTCCTCttttccatatatatatatatagtccgTCCCTAGTTCATTTTGGACAAAccccctccgccgccgccgccctgtcTCATCACCCACATCAGGATCTCCATCCCCACCAATCGCAGCGTCAGACCAGATCCCCTGGTT encodes:
- the LOC125553851 gene encoding uncharacterized protein LOC125553851 isoform X1 — encoded protein: MPAASSLPSLLLVLPLLPHLLSLFSVPGSRHGFEPCRVGTPTSFRRGSGQIRSSPRRSRRREHALPPSALSARHLAGDRRHAAGSARLRRLPAGSHVASLRPRVHACLHSCRLQVPLLPLFQRRTTRSTPALTAPRPASDRRVGSKAQQPPCRPHLTAKLGQARWVVCFFSVVVLVDSSWFHCDCDDPFDYVGSSTSWIRSSS
- the LOC125553851 gene encoding uncharacterized protein LOC125553851 isoform X2; this translates as MPAASSLPSLLLVLPLLPHLLSLFSVPGSRHGFEPCRVGTPTSFRRGSGQIRSSPRRSRRREHALPPSALSARHLAGDRRHAAGSARLRRLPAGSHVASLRPRVHACLHSCRLQVPLLPLFQRRTTRSTPALTAPRPASDRRVGSKAQQPPCRPHLTAKLGQARWFLVPLRL